From Cyanobacteriota bacterium, one genomic window encodes:
- a CDS encoding DUF4278 domain-containing protein, whose protein sequence is MKLFYRGLAYDYNPPAVAAVNGNVGGKYRGLDWRFCNVKQLPVQLPTLNLIYRGIAYQTGVTAPQAAATTATTQPVATSAQGSVFALARSLMMGHHRAVKIRQQALLSRSAAEIGVQVGDDARWDRIQGKVHPTFWDDYDHSPAALS, encoded by the coding sequence ATGAAACTCTTTTATCGTGGTTTGGCATACGACTACAACCCACCCGCTGTAGCGGCAGTTAACGGTAATGTTGGTGGTAAGTATCGTGGCTTAGACTGGCGGTTCTGCAATGTGAAGCAATTGCCTGTACAGCTACCCACCTTAAACTTGATCTATCGCGGTATTGCCTATCAAACTGGTGTGACTGCTCCTCAAGCAGCAGCAACTACAGCTACAACCCAGCCCGTGGCGACCAGTGCTCAAGGTTCAGTTTTTGCCCTAGCTCGATCGCTAATGATGGGTCACCATCGCGCAGTCAAGATTCGTCAGCAAGCACTGTTGAGTCGATCGGCTGCTGAGATTGGGGTGCAAGTTGGCGACGATGCTCGTTGGGATCGCATTCAAGGTAAAGTTCACCCCACCTTCTGGGATGACTACGACCACAGCCCCGCAGCACTCAGCTAG